A part of Pseudomonas sp. HR96 genomic DNA contains:
- a CDS encoding ABC transporter substrate-binding protein: protein MVKRVWQAALAGLVMSVAAGARAEVPADYSMVLLTENFPPYNMAAGGKNFAQEENLSGIAVDIVREMFKRAGIAYNMTLRFPWDRIYKLALQNPNYGVFVTARIAERETSFKWVGPIGPDDWVMLARDDSKISLDNLQQARKMKIGAYKGDAIAETLTKKGIEPVIALRDQDNAKKLQSGEIDLWATGDPAGRYLARLEGVTHLKTVLRFNSDELFLAINKDTPDEVVARLQKALDQMRADGYIDQVMAKYL from the coding sequence ATGGTGAAGCGCGTGTGGCAGGCGGCTCTGGCCGGGCTGGTGATGAGCGTTGCCGCAGGGGCGCGGGCTGAGGTGCCGGCGGATTACTCGATGGTGCTGCTGACGGAAAACTTCCCGCCCTACAACATGGCGGCTGGGGGCAAGAACTTCGCCCAGGAAGAAAACCTCAGCGGCATCGCCGTGGATATCGTGCGCGAGATGTTCAAGCGCGCCGGCATCGCCTACAACATGACCCTGCGCTTCCCCTGGGACCGCATCTATAAACTCGCGCTGCAAAACCCCAACTATGGCGTGTTCGTCACCGCACGCATCGCCGAGCGCGAGACATCCTTCAAGTGGGTCGGCCCGATTGGCCCGGACGACTGGGTGATGCTGGCCCGCGACGACAGCAAAATCAGCCTCGACAACCTGCAGCAGGCGCGCAAGATGAAGATCGGCGCCTACAAGGGCGATGCCATTGCCGAAACCCTGACCAAGAAAGGCATCGAGCCGGTGATCGCCCTGCGTGATCAGGACAATGCCAAGAAGCTGCAGAGTGGCGAGATCGACCTGTGGGCCACCGGCGACCCGGCCGGGCGCTACCTGGCACGGCTGGAAGGGGTGACGCACCTCAAGACAGTGTTGCGCTTCAACAGCGACGAGCTGTTCCTGGCCATCAACAAGGACACCCCGGACGAGGTGGTGGCCCGGTTGCAGAAGGCCCTGGACCAGATGCGAGCCGATGGCTATATCGATCAGGTGATGGCCAAGTATCTGTAA
- the secB gene encoding protein-export chaperone SecB: MTDQAANGAAAGDNEPQFSLQRIYVRDVSFEAPKSPAIFRQQWEPSVALDLNTRQKALESDFFEVVLTLSVTVKNGEEVAFIAEVQQAGIFLIKNLDDASMSHTLGAFCPNILFPYAREALDSLVTRGSFPALMLAPVNFDALYAQELQRMQEAGETPTVQ, encoded by the coding sequence ATGACTGATCAAGCTGCAAACGGCGCCGCCGCTGGCGACAACGAACCCCAATTCTCCCTGCAGCGTATCTACGTGCGCGACGTATCGTTCGAGGCCCCGAAGAGCCCGGCGATCTTCCGTCAGCAGTGGGAGCCGAGCGTTGCCCTGGACCTGAACACTCGCCAGAAGGCTCTGGAATCGGACTTCTTCGAAGTGGTGCTGACCCTGTCGGTCACCGTGAAGAACGGTGAAGAGGTTGCCTTCATCGCCGAAGTGCAGCAGGCCGGTATCTTCCTGATCAAGAATCTGGACGACGCTTCGATGAGCCACACCCTGGGTGCGTTCTGCCCGAACATTCTCTTCCCGTACGCGCGCGAAGCGCTGGACAGCCTGGTGACCCGTGGTTCGTTCCCGGCGCTGATGCTGGCCCCGGTCAACTTCGACGCCCTGTACGCGCAAGAGCTGCAGCGCATGCAGGAAGCCGGCGAGACGCCTACCGTTCAGTAA
- a CDS encoding DUF2164 domain-containing protein: MAKAKPPILTLTSEQESDAANKIKRFMAERFDLDLGSFEALEVLELFTREVAPHYYNRAIFDAQALLKERFESIESDLWALEKN; this comes from the coding sequence ATGGCCAAGGCCAAGCCGCCGATCCTCACGCTCACCAGTGAGCAGGAGAGCGACGCGGCCAACAAGATCAAGCGCTTCATGGCTGAGCGCTTCGACCTCGACCTGGGCTCGTTCGAAGCCCTGGAAGTGCTCGAACTGTTCACCCGCGAAGTCGCGCCGCACTACTACAACCGGGCGATCTTCGATGCTCAGGCACTCCTGAAGGAGCGCTTCGAGAGCATCGAGAGCGACCTCTGGGCGCTCGAGAAAAACTGA
- the hisF gene encoding imidazole glycerol phosphate synthase subunit HisF, protein MALAKRIIPCLDVDNGRVVKGVKFENIRDAGDPVEIARRYDEQGADEITFLDITASVDGRDTTLHTVERMASQVFIPLTVGGGVRTVQDIRNLLNAGADKVSINTAAVFNPEFVGEAAARFGSQCIVVAIDAKKVSGPGETPRWEIFTHGGRKPTGLDAVEWAMKMEGLGAGEILLTSMDQDGMKNGFDLGVTRAISDALGIPVIASGGVGNLQHLADGVLQGGASAVLAASIFHFGEYTVPEAKAFMAHQGIVVR, encoded by the coding sequence ATGGCGCTGGCTAAACGCATCATCCCTTGCCTGGACGTGGATAACGGCCGCGTGGTCAAGGGCGTGAAGTTCGAGAACATCCGCGACGCCGGCGACCCGGTGGAAATCGCCCGACGCTACGACGAGCAGGGTGCCGACGAGATCACCTTCCTCGACATCACCGCCAGCGTCGACGGCCGCGATACCACGCTGCATACCGTCGAGCGCATGGCCAGCCAGGTGTTCATCCCGCTGACCGTGGGCGGCGGCGTGCGCACCGTGCAGGACATCCGCAACCTGCTCAATGCTGGCGCCGACAAGGTCTCGATCAACACTGCCGCGGTGTTCAACCCGGAGTTCGTCGGCGAGGCGGCGGCGCGCTTCGGCTCGCAGTGCATCGTCGTCGCCATCGATGCGAAGAAGGTCTCCGGCCCGGGCGAGACGCCGCGCTGGGAGATCTTCACCCACGGTGGGCGCAAGCCGACCGGCCTGGATGCGGTGGAATGGGCGATGAAGATGGAAGGCCTGGGTGCCGGTGAAATCCTCCTGACCAGCATGGACCAGGACGGCATGAAGAACGGCTTCGACCTTGGTGTGACCCGCGCCATCAGCGACGCGCTGGGCATTCCGGTGATCGCCTCGGGCGGCGTCGGCAACCTCCAGCACCTGGCCGACGGCGTGCTGCAAGGTGGCGCCAGTGCGGTGCTGGCGGCGAGCATTTTCCACTTCGGCGAGTACACCGTGCCGGAAGCCAAGGCGTTCATGGCCCACCAGGGTATCGTGGTGCGCTGA
- the trmL gene encoding tRNA (uridine(34)/cytosine(34)/5-carboxymethylaminomethyluridine(34)-2'-O)-methyltransferase TrmL produces MFHVILFQPEIPPNTGNIIRLCANSGCDLHLIEPIGFELDDKRLRRAGLDYHEYASLQRHSDLASCLAALGQPRLFAFTTKGSRPFHDAAFEPGDAFLFGPESRGLPAEVLDALDGEHKLRLPMREGSRSLNLSNTVAVAVYEAWRQQGFA; encoded by the coding sequence ATGTTTCACGTCATCCTTTTTCAACCGGAAATACCACCTAATACCGGCAACATTATCAGGCTGTGCGCCAACAGCGGCTGCGATTTGCACCTGATCGAGCCGATCGGCTTCGAGCTCGACGATAAACGCCTGCGCCGCGCCGGCCTGGACTACCACGAGTACGCCAGCCTGCAACGCCACAGCGACCTGGCCAGCTGCCTGGCGGCGCTGGGGCAGCCGCGCCTGTTCGCCTTCACCACCAAGGGCTCGCGGCCGTTTCATGATGCCGCATTCGAGCCGGGCGATGCCTTCCTGTTTGGCCCGGAAAGCCGTGGGCTGCCGGCCGAGGTGCTGGACGCGCTGGATGGCGAGCACAAGCTGCGTTTGCCGATGCGCGAGGGCAGTCGCAGCCTGAATCTCTCGAATACGGTGGCAGTGGCGGTGTACGAGGCCTGGCGCCAGCAGGGGTTTGCCTGA
- a CDS encoding divergent polysaccharide deacetylase family protein has protein sequence MRRFCQALGLALALGLTASAHGAPPAYFSLIIDDLGQNLPRDRRALELPGPVTLAVMPDTPHAAEFAQQAHKAGKTVIIHMPMDPATGPFAWHPDLPQAQLQSRLEAAIAAVPFAEGLNNHEGSRMTSRPDAMTWLMTSLQVHDLFFVDSRTSAKTVGAAKAQAMGVPSVSRDVFLDDVRTPEAVAKQLQTAIDIARKHGSVVVIGHPYPVTLDLLEKELPKLKSQGVDWIPILQMIAERGNRAMAGHGKDGEYPQNP, from the coding sequence ATGCGCAGGTTTTGCCAAGCACTGGGCCTGGCGCTTGCGCTGGGCCTCACGGCGAGCGCCCACGGGGCGCCGCCAGCCTATTTCAGCCTGATCATCGACGACCTCGGGCAGAACCTGCCGCGCGACCGTCGCGCCCTGGAGCTGCCAGGGCCGGTGACGCTGGCGGTAATGCCCGACACCCCCCATGCCGCCGAATTCGCCCAGCAGGCGCACAAGGCCGGCAAGACGGTGATCATCCATATGCCCATGGACCCGGCCACCGGCCCGTTCGCCTGGCACCCCGACCTGCCCCAGGCGCAATTGCAGTCGCGGCTGGAAGCGGCGATCGCTGCGGTGCCGTTTGCCGAAGGCCTGAACAACCACGAAGGCAGCCGCATGACCTCGCGGCCGGACGCCATGACCTGGCTGATGACCTCGCTGCAGGTCCACGACCTGTTCTTCGTCGACAGCCGCACCAGCGCCAAGACCGTCGGCGCAGCCAAGGCCCAGGCCATGGGCGTGCCAAGCGTGTCGCGAGACGTATTCCTCGATGACGTGCGCACCCCGGAGGCAGTAGCCAAGCAATTGCAGACAGCCATCGACATCGCCCGCAAGCATGGCTCGGTGGTAGTTATCGGCCACCCTTATCCGGTGACACTCGACCTGCTGGAAAAGGAACTGCCCAAGTTGAAAAGCCAAGGGGTGGACTGGATACCGATCCTGCAGATGATCGCCGAACGGGGCAACCGGGCCATGGCCGGGCATGGCAAGGATGGCGAGTACCCGCAGAATCCGTGA
- the grxC gene encoding glutaredoxin 3 — protein MSRVVVYSSDWCPYCMRAKSLLESKNVAFEEIRVDGKPQLRAEMSSKAGRTSVPQIWIGETHVGGCDDLFALERAGKLDALLKA, from the coding sequence ATGTCTCGCGTCGTCGTCTACTCAAGTGACTGGTGCCCATACTGCATGCGCGCCAAGTCGCTGCTGGAAAGCAAGAACGTTGCCTTCGAGGAAATTCGCGTCGACGGCAAGCCTCAGCTTCGCGCTGAAATGTCCAGCAAGGCGGGCCGCACGTCGGTGCCGCAGATCTGGATCGGCGAGACTCACGTCGGTGGTTGCGACGACCTGTTTGCCCTGGAGCGCGCCGGCAAGCTCGACGCGCTGCTCAAGGCTTGA
- the hisA gene encoding 1-(5-phosphoribosyl)-5-[(5-phosphoribosylamino)methylideneamino]imidazole-4-carboxamide isomerase: MLIIPAIDLKDGACVRLRQGRMEDSTVFSDDPVSMAAKWVDGGCRRLHLVDLNGAFEGQPVNGEVVTAIAKRYPQLPIQIGGGIRSLETIEHYVKAGVSYVIIGTKAVKQPEFVAEACRAFPGKVIVGLDAKDGFVATDGWAEVSSVQVIDLAKRFEADGVSAIVYTDIAKDGMMQGCNVPFTAALAAATRIPVIASGGIHNLGDIKALLDAKAPGIIGAITGRAIYEGTLDVAEAQAFCDSYNG, from the coding sequence ATGCTGATTATTCCCGCTATCGATCTCAAGGACGGCGCTTGCGTGCGTCTGCGCCAGGGCCGCATGGAAGATTCCACGGTGTTTTCCGACGACCCGGTGAGCATGGCCGCCAAGTGGGTCGACGGCGGCTGCCGGCGCCTGCACTTGGTCGACCTGAACGGCGCCTTCGAAGGCCAGCCGGTCAACGGTGAGGTGGTGACCGCCATCGCCAAGCGCTATCCCCAGCTGCCGATCCAGATCGGCGGTGGCATCCGCTCGCTGGAAACCATCGAGCACTACGTGAAAGCCGGCGTCAGCTACGTGATCATCGGCACCAAGGCGGTCAAGCAGCCCGAGTTCGTCGCCGAGGCCTGCCGGGCGTTTCCCGGCAAGGTCATTGTCGGCCTGGATGCCAAGGATGGTTTCGTCGCCACCGACGGCTGGGCCGAAGTCAGCTCGGTGCAGGTCATCGACCTGGCCAAGCGTTTCGAAGCCGATGGCGTCAGCGCCATCGTCTACACCGACATCGCCAAGGACGGCATGATGCAGGGCTGCAATGTGCCCTTCACCGCGGCCCTGGCTGCGGCCACGCGCATTCCGGTGATCGCCTCGGGTGGCATCCACAACCTGGGCGACATCAAGGCCCTGCTCGACGCCAAGGCGCCGGGCATCATCGGCGCCATCACCGGCCGGGCCATCTACGAAGGTACCCTGGACGTCGCCGAGGCCCAGGCTTTCTGCGATTCCTACAACGGCTGA
- a CDS encoding murein hydrolase activator EnvC, with the protein MLRVLIFLTSFCLLSTAFADDRAQTQQQLDATRKDIADLQKTMNQLQQEKSGVQKDLRTTETEMGKLEKQVEALQKELKKTESELERLNGEKSKLQSARVEQQRLIAIQARAAYQSGRQEYLKLLLNQQNPEKFARTLTYYDYLSQARLEQLKQFNQTLQQLAEVERQSQLQQAQLLVQQGNLDDQRAQLDQVRKDRQAALAKLNDQYKDRDTKLQARQQDQADLTKVLKTIEETLARQAREAEEARQKALLAEQQAQKQREREAQARAQAQAQSKADAGKQDDDMPAPKRPRPSPGPMVSSSGETFGGAFAEARGKLPWPVDGRLLARFGETRGDDERTKWDGVMISAQAGSAVHAVHGGRVVFADWLRGAGLLVILDHGNGYLSLYGHNQTLLKSAGDVVKAGETISTVGTSGGQDTPALYFAIRQQGKPTDPAQWCRG; encoded by the coding sequence ATGCTTCGCGTCCTGATATTCCTGACCTCGTTCTGCCTGCTGAGCACGGCCTTTGCCGATGACCGCGCGCAAACCCAGCAGCAGCTGGATGCCACGCGCAAGGACATCGCCGATCTGCAAAAGACCATGAATCAGCTGCAGCAAGAAAAATCCGGCGTGCAGAAAGACCTGCGCACCACTGAAACCGAAATGGGCAAGCTGGAAAAGCAGGTGGAGGCCCTGCAAAAAGAACTAAAAAAGACTGAAAGCGAGCTGGAGCGGCTCAATGGCGAGAAATCCAAGCTCCAGAGCGCTCGTGTCGAACAGCAGCGCTTGATCGCCATTCAAGCGCGTGCGGCCTATCAGAGTGGGCGCCAGGAATACCTCAAGCTGCTGCTCAACCAGCAGAACCCGGAGAAGTTCGCGCGCACCCTGACCTATTACGATTACCTGAGCCAGGCGCGCCTGGAACAGCTCAAGCAATTCAACCAGACCTTGCAGCAACTGGCCGAGGTCGAGCGCCAGAGCCAGCTGCAACAGGCGCAGCTGCTGGTGCAGCAGGGCAACCTGGATGACCAGCGCGCCCAGCTCGACCAGGTGCGCAAGGACCGCCAGGCGGCACTGGCCAAGCTCAACGACCAGTACAAGGACCGTGACACCAAGCTGCAGGCACGCCAGCAGGACCAGGCCGACCTGACCAAGGTGCTCAAGACCATCGAGGAAACCCTCGCCCGCCAGGCCCGCGAGGCCGAAGAAGCGCGGCAGAAAGCCTTGCTCGCCGAGCAGCAAGCGCAGAAGCAACGTGAGCGCGAGGCCCAGGCCCGCGCCCAGGCGCAGGCGCAGAGCAAGGCCGACGCCGGCAAGCAGGACGACGACATGCCTGCGCCGAAACGGCCACGGCCAAGCCCCGGGCCGATGGTTTCCAGCAGCGGCGAAACCTTCGGCGGTGCATTTGCCGAGGCCCGGGGAAAACTTCCATGGCCTGTCGATGGTCGATTGTTGGCACGTTTCGGCGAAACCCGTGGCGACGACGAGCGCACCAAGTGGGACGGCGTGATGATCAGCGCCCAGGCGGGCAGTGCAGTGCATGCCGTACACGGCGGGCGCGTGGTATTCGCCGACTGGTTGCGCGGCGCCGGACTTCTGGTCATTCTCGACCATGGCAACGGCTATCTGAGCCTGTACGGACACAACCAGACGCTGCTCAAGAGCGCCGGCGATGTGGTCAAGGCTGGCGAAACCATCTCGACGGTGGGCACCAGTGGCGGCCAGGACACTCCGGCACTGTATTTCGCGATACGCCAGCAGGGTAAACCGACGGACCCTGCACAGTGGTGCCGCGGCTGA
- the gpmI gene encoding 2,3-bisphosphoglycerate-independent phosphoglycerate mutase, giving the protein MTTTPKPLVLIILDGFGHSDSHEYNAVYSAKMPVFDRLLANQPNGLISGSGMDVGLPDGQMGNSEVGHMNLGAGRVVYQDFTRVTKAIRDGEFFSNPTICAAVDKAVSAGKAVHIMGLLSDGGVHSHQDHLVAMAELAARQGAEKIYLHAFLDGRDTPPRSAKASLELMDATFARLGKGRTASIIGRYFAMDRDNRWDRVEAAYNLIVDGEALFHAATPVEGLEAAYARDENDEFVKATSIGDAVKVEDGDAVVFMNFRADRAREITRPFVEDDFKEFARKRQAKLAGYVGLTQYSVNIPAPAAFAAGSLHNVLGEYLANNGKTQLRIAETEKYAHVTFFFSGGREEPFAGEERILIPSPKVATYDLQPEMSAPEVTDKIVDAIEHQRYDVIVVNYANGDMVGHSGIFDAAVKAVQCLDQCVGRIVEALDKVGGEALITADHGNVEKMEDKDTGQAHTAHTTEPVPFVYVGKRNLKVREGGVLADVAPTMLYLMGLDKPQEMTGTSILVEG; this is encoded by the coding sequence ATGACTACCACGCCTAAACCTTTGGTACTGATTATCCTGGACGGTTTCGGCCACAGCGATAGCCATGAATACAACGCGGTCTACTCGGCGAAGATGCCTGTGTTCGACCGCCTGCTGGCCAACCAGCCCAATGGCCTGATCTCCGGCTCAGGGATGGACGTCGGCCTGCCGGACGGGCAGATGGGCAACTCCGAAGTCGGCCACATGAACCTCGGCGCCGGCCGCGTGGTGTATCAGGATTTCACCCGGGTCACCAAGGCCATCCGCGATGGCGAGTTCTTCAGCAACCCGACCATCTGTGCGGCCGTGGACAAGGCCGTGAGTGCCGGCAAGGCCGTGCACATCATGGGCCTGCTCTCCGACGGCGGCGTGCACAGCCACCAGGACCATCTGGTGGCCATGGCCGAACTGGCCGCCCGGCAAGGTGCCGAGAAGATCTACCTGCACGCCTTCCTCGACGGCCGCGACACCCCTCCGCGCAGTGCCAAGGCCTCGCTGGAGCTGATGGACGCCACCTTCGCGCGTCTCGGCAAGGGCCGCACCGCGAGCATCATCGGCCGCTACTTCGCCATGGACCGCGATAACCGCTGGGACCGCGTCGAAGCCGCCTACAACCTTATCGTCGACGGTGAAGCGCTGTTCCACGCCGCAACGCCTGTCGAAGGCCTGGAAGCCGCCTATGCCCGCGACGAGAACGACGAGTTCGTCAAGGCCACCAGCATCGGCGATGCGGTGAAGGTTGAAGACGGCGACGCCGTGGTGTTCATGAACTTTCGCGCCGACCGCGCGCGGGAAATCACCCGCCCCTTCGTCGAGGACGACTTCAAGGAGTTCGCCCGCAAGCGCCAGGCCAAACTGGCCGGCTACGTCGGCCTGACCCAGTACTCGGTGAACATCCCGGCCCCGGCCGCCTTCGCCGCCGGCAGCCTGCACAACGTGCTCGGCGAATACCTGGCCAACAACGGCAAGACCCAGCTGCGCATCGCCGAGACCGAGAAATACGCCCATGTGACCTTCTTCTTCTCCGGTGGCCGCGAAGAACCTTTCGCCGGTGAAGAGCGCATCCTCATCCCCTCGCCGAAGGTCGCCACCTACGACCTGCAGCCAGAGATGAGCGCGCCGGAGGTCACCGACAAGATCGTCGACGCCATCGAGCACCAGCGCTACGACGTCATCGTGGTCAACTACGCCAACGGCGACATGGTCGGCCACAGCGGCATCTTCGACGCTGCGGTCAAGGCCGTGCAGTGCCTGGACCAGTGCGTGGGGCGCATCGTCGAGGCGCTCGACAAGGTCGGCGGTGAAGCGCTGATCACCGCCGACCACGGCAACGTCGAGAAGATGGAAGACAAGGACACCGGCCAGGCACACACCGCGCACACCACCGAGCCGGTGCCTTTCGTGTACGTCGGCAAGCGCAACCTCAAGGTCCGCGAAGGCGGCGTGCTGGCCGACGTGGCGCCGACCATGCTGTACCTGATGGGCCTGGACAAGCCACAAGAAATGACCGGCACCTCGATCCTGGTCGAGGGCTGA
- the hisH gene encoding imidazole glycerol phosphate synthase subunit HisH produces MQTVAVIDYGMGNLHSVAKALEHVGAGKVLITSDATVIREADRVVFPGVGAIRDCMAEIKRLGFDSLVREVSQNRPFLGICVGMQALMERSEESGGVDCIDLFPGQVRFFGKDLHEDGAHLKVPHMGWNEVQQAVDHPLWHNIPDLARFYFVHSYYIEAGKPGQVVGRGHYGKDFAAALAEGSRFAVQFHPEKSHTHGLQLLQNFAAWDGRW; encoded by the coding sequence ATGCAGACCGTCGCGGTAATCGACTACGGCATGGGCAACCTGCACTCGGTGGCCAAGGCCCTGGAGCACGTCGGCGCCGGCAAGGTGCTGATCACCAGCGACGCCACGGTGATTCGCGAAGCTGACCGGGTGGTGTTCCCCGGGGTCGGCGCGATTCGCGACTGCATGGCCGAGATCAAGCGCCTGGGCTTCGACAGCCTGGTCCGTGAAGTCAGCCAGAACCGCCCGTTCCTCGGCATCTGCGTGGGCATGCAGGCGCTGATGGAGCGCAGCGAGGAGAGCGGCGGTGTGGACTGCATCGACCTGTTCCCCGGCCAGGTGCGCTTCTTCGGCAAGGACCTGCACGAAGACGGCGCGCACCTGAAGGTGCCGCACATGGGCTGGAACGAAGTGCAGCAGGCGGTGGATCACCCGCTGTGGCACAACATTCCGGACCTGGCGCGCTTCTATTTCGTGCACAGCTACTACATCGAGGCCGGCAAGCCGGGCCAGGTGGTCGGTCGCGGGCACTACGGCAAGGATTTCGCCGCAGCGCTGGCCGAAGGCTCGCGCTTTGCCGTGCAGTTCCACCCCGAGAAGAGCCACACCCACGGCCTGCAGTTGCTGCAGAACTTCGCCGCCTGGGACGGGCGCTGGTAA
- a CDS encoding S41 family peptidase, with product MPHLSRLTTLALTIAVTLGAPLALAADPVAAPVKPASSPASGGAVVNTPVPAAASTPAADKAPLPLEELRTFAEVMDRIKAAYVEPVDDKTLLENAIKGMLSNLDPHSAYLGPEDFQELQESTSGEFGGLGIEVGAEDGFIKVVSPIDDTPASKAGIQAGDLIVKINGQPTRGQTMTEAVDKMRGKIGEKITLTLVRDGGNPFDVTVARAVIQVKSVKAQMLENGYGYIRITQFQVKTGEEVSKALAKLRKDNGKKLNGMILDLRNNPGGVLQAAVEVVDHFISSGLIVYTKGRIANSELRFSATGHDESEQVPLVVLINGGSASASEIVAGALQDHKRGVLMGTDSFGKGSVQTVLPLNGDRALKITTALYYTPNGRSIQAQGIVPDVEVRQGKVTNDVDSENFKEADLQGHLGNGNGGADRPTASSPAPAKGAKKASARPQDDDFQLSQALSLLKGLSVTRGN from the coding sequence ATGCCGCATCTGTCACGCCTCACCACGCTGGCCCTGACCATCGCCGTGACCCTCGGCGCTCCGCTGGCCCTGGCGGCCGACCCTGTCGCCGCCCCGGTCAAGCCAGCCTCGAGCCCGGCCTCGGGCGGCGCGGTGGTCAACACCCCGGTGCCTGCCGCCGCCTCGACGCCAGCCGCCGACAAGGCGCCACTGCCGCTCGAAGAGCTGCGCACCTTCGCCGAGGTGATGGACCGGATCAAGGCCGCCTACGTCGAGCCGGTGGATGACAAGACGCTGCTGGAAAACGCCATCAAGGGCATGCTCAGCAACCTCGACCCACACTCCGCCTACCTCGGCCCGGAGGATTTCCAGGAGCTGCAGGAAAGCACCAGCGGCGAATTCGGCGGCCTGGGCATCGAAGTGGGCGCCGAGGACGGCTTCATCAAGGTGGTCTCGCCCATTGACGACACCCCGGCGTCCAAGGCCGGCATCCAGGCCGGCGACCTGATCGTCAAGATCAACGGCCAGCCGACCCGTGGCCAGACCATGACCGAGGCGGTCGACAAGATGCGCGGCAAGATCGGCGAGAAGATCACCCTGACCCTGGTCCGCGATGGCGGCAACCCGTTCGACGTGACCGTGGCCCGGGCGGTTATCCAGGTCAAGAGCGTCAAGGCGCAGATGCTGGAGAACGGCTACGGCTACATCCGCATCACCCAGTTCCAGGTCAAGACCGGCGAGGAAGTCTCCAAGGCCCTGGCCAAGCTGCGCAAGGACAACGGCAAGAAGCTCAACGGCATGATCCTCGACCTGCGCAACAACCCGGGCGGGGTGTTGCAGGCGGCGGTGGAGGTGGTCGACCACTTCATCAGCAGCGGCCTGATCGTCTACACCAAGGGCCGCATCGCCAACTCCGAACTGCGCTTCTCGGCCACCGGCCACGACGAGAGCGAGCAGGTCCCCCTGGTGGTTCTGATCAACGGCGGCAGCGCCTCGGCCTCCGAGATCGTTGCCGGCGCCTTGCAGGACCACAAGCGTGGCGTGCTGATGGGCACCGACAGCTTCGGCAAGGGCTCGGTGCAGACCGTGCTGCCGCTCAACGGTGACCGCGCCCTGAAGATCACCACCGCGCTGTACTACACGCCCAACGGCCGCTCGATCCAGGCCCAGGGCATTGTCCCGGATGTGGAAGTGCGCCAGGGCAAGGTGACCAACGACGTCGACTCGGAAAACTTCAAGGAAGCCGACCTGCAGGGTCACCTGGGCAACGGCAACGGCGGCGCCGACCGGCCGACCGCGTCGTCACCGGCCCCGGCCAAGGGTGCCAAAAAAGCCTCGGCGCGGCCTCAGGACGACGACTTCCAGCTCAGCCAGGCACTGTCCCTGCTCAAGGGCCTGAGCGTGACCCGCGGCAACTGA
- a CDS encoding rhodanese-like domain-containing protein: protein MLAHFIEFATNHYLLVGVFAVLLVLLLVLEMGKGGRSLSSRELTALVNADQGVVIDIRAKKDYSSGHIVGALNIPQEKVAERMGELEKHKGKTLIVVDSIGQHSGTTCAALIKAGFTAAKLSGGVSTWRSDNLPLVK, encoded by the coding sequence ATGCTTGCTCACTTCATCGAATTTGCCACGAATCACTATCTGCTGGTCGGCGTTTTCGCCGTGTTGCTGGTGTTGCTGCTGGTCCTGGAAATGGGCAAGGGCGGTCGCAGCCTGAGCTCGCGCGAACTCACCGCGCTGGTCAACGCCGATCAAGGCGTGGTCATCGACATCCGCGCCAAGAAAGACTATTCCAGCGGGCATATCGTTGGCGCCTTGAACATCCCCCAGGAGAAAGTCGCCGAGCGCATGGGCGAGCTGGAGAAACACAAGGGCAAGACCTTGATCGTGGTCGACAGCATCGGCCAGCACTCGGGCACGACCTGCGCTGCGCTGATCAAGGCCGGCTTCACCGCCGCCAAGTTGTCAGGTGGTGTTTCCACCTGGCGCTCCGACAACCTTCCTTTGGTAAAGTGA